In Erigeron canadensis isolate Cc75 chromosome 6, C_canadensis_v1, whole genome shotgun sequence, the following are encoded in one genomic region:
- the LOC122605231 gene encoding uncharacterized protein LOC122605231 isoform X2, which yields MAGDIIRQRAAAAVMYHYPCPDGAFAALAAHIYFSSLSSSSIAPPLPPPLFFPNTVYSPVKVEELPLEQIGDVYLLDFVGPPGFVQQLSSKVNRVIILDHHKTALKMIDDGEFAFTNVTKVIDMGRSGATIAYDFFKEKVLSLENVNNSSGRELGIYNFECSRKLFEYIEDADLWRWRLPNSKAFSSGLKDMNLEFNVTLNPSLFEQLLSLDVEHVINQGLSSLSQKQNLINEVLDQSYEIVLDDGASGHCLAVDADAVSDLRSELGHQLAEKSLSHNLRNMEVVAI from the exons atgGCGGGTGATATTATTAGGCAGAGAGCAGCAGCAGCAGTCATGTACCATTACCCGTGCCCAGACGGCGCATTTGCCGCTTTAGCCGCCCACATTTACTTCtcttctctttcttcttcatcaattGCTCCTCCATTGCCGCCGCCTCTCTTCTTTCCGAACACGGTTTATTCCCCTGTCAA GGTTGAAGAGCTTCCCTTGGAACAGATTGGTGATGTGTATCTTCTTGATTTCGTTGGACCTCCCGGTTTCGTTCAGCAGCTCTCCTCCAAAGTTAACCG TGTGATAATATTAGATCATCATAAAACTGCACTCAAGATGATCGATGATGGTGAGTTTGCCTTCACGAATGTGACAAAGGTGATAGATATGGGAAGGAGCGGGGCAACCATTGCCTATGATTTTTTCAAGGAAAAAGTCTTATCACTTGAAAACGTGAACAATTCGAGTGGTCGTGAACTGggtatttataattttgaatgCTCCCGGAAGCTGTTTGAATATATTGAGGATGCGGACCTATGGAGGTGGCGTCTTCCGAACAGCAAAGCTTTCAGCAGTGGTTTAAAAGATATGAATCTTGAATTTAACGTGACGTTAAATCCCTCGTTGTTTGAGCAG TTGCTATCTTTGGATGTGGAACACGTCATAAATCAAGGCTTGAGCAGTTTATCGCAGAAGCAAAATTTAATAAACGAGGTACTGGACCAGTCGTATGAGATTGTACTTGATGATGGAGCATCTGGACATTGTCTG GCTGTTGATGCTGATGCTGTGTCTGATCTGAGGAGTGAGCTTGGCCACCAATTAGCGGAAAAAAGCCTGAGTCATAATCTGAG